CTACATTTTTGCTAAAGCATATAAGGCAGGCAAATCAGGATCCTAACATCAATTCGATCGTCTTTGAAAGTAAACACCGTGCTTTTTTTAGCAGTGGACCAAGACCAGAAGACTTATTAACATGTGTAGGAGAAGATGGGGCCCAAAATCTGGTGCAAGTATTAGAGATCCTTAACCAATGCGTGTTAGCCATTTTTCGCTCTCCCAAAGTGACAGTAGCTTTAATAAATGGCTATGCCTACGGAGGTGGATTTAACATTATGCTTGCATGTGACCGAAGAATCTCCCTTCGAAGGGCAAAGTTCCTAGAAAACTTCCATCAAATGGGCATTTCCCCTGATTTAGGCGCAAGTTATTTGCTCCCACGAATAATGGGAGTTGAAAAAACGTTTGAAATTCTGAT
Above is a window of Pseudalkalibacillus hwajinpoensis DNA encoding:
- a CDS encoding enoyl-CoA hydratase/isomerase family protein, with the translated sequence MCIEARKEERTIYLSLDYPEKKNGLDLKMATFLLKHIRQANQDPNINSIVFESKHRAFFSSGPRPEDLLTCVGEDGAQNLVQVLEILNQCVLAIFRSPKVTVALINGYAYGGGFNIMLACDRRISLRRAKFLENFHQMGISPDLGASYLLPRIMGVEKTFEILINGEILHAEQALQLGLVHELADNKKELHEFLNQYLKKVSDGYSPAIAATKKLLKERAAIELEVQMERESSYLLELFKHKEIKDRLQVLV